The following proteins are co-located in the Candidatus Woesearchaeota archaeon genome:
- the lysS gene encoding lysine--tRNA ligase, which translates to MPGQSEEEIMAHRRALIQQIRASGTNPYPYRFALTHTTADVRAAYDERVNPRISLDDRVLVAGRVMVIRRKGRQTFMDMYDQGGKLQISVRSDRVGNDDYTRIRQQIDRGDIVGIEGKVMRTRTGELTVDADQVTLLTKSLRPLPTPEYTTAAGERKGGLVDPELMYRQPALRLIMHPGARDILLKRAKAISSMREILERHGYTEVEIPTLQPVYGGAAARPFVTTINAYRGMELFLSISPELYLKQLVVGGLFNGVYTICKNFRNEGVDRTHNPEFTMMECYKAFWDYDDLMKLTENMWAEIFDRVNGSPTVRYAMPHHPLGKQTLDFTPPWKRERFTDLIAERTGLDVEKMDAEELRQRARKPYKSGKPYLQLDDQDTKSWGDMVQLLFEAYVEDTIIQPTHVIDHPRESTPLCKGHRQDPRLIERFEPFVYGVEIGNAYSELNDPLLQRELLEAQVRQFRSGDQTVPNRVDEPFCRAIEYGMPPTAGLGIGIDRLVMFLTGSDSIREVIAFPFMRPEGSP; encoded by the coding sequence ATGCCGGGACAAAGTGAAGAAGAGATTATGGCCCATCGAAGAGCCCTTATCCAACAAATACGTGCTAGCGGAACAAATCCGTATCCTTATCGTTTTGCTTTGACACATACAACCGCTGATGTTCGAGCTGCATATGACGAAAGAGTTAATCCCAGAATTTCTCTTGATGACCGGGTACTTGTCGCTGGACGAGTGATGGTGATCCGTCGCAAGGGTCGCCAAACCTTCATGGATATGTATGACCAGGGGGGGAAATTACAGATTTCTGTTCGTAGTGATAGGGTTGGTAATGACGACTACACAAGAATCAGACAACAGATTGACAGAGGCGATATTGTTGGCATTGAAGGCAAGGTTATGAGAACAAGAACTGGAGAACTCACCGTCGATGCTGACCAAGTAACGCTTTTAACCAAATCATTACGACCACTTCCTACACCAGAGTACACAACCGCTGCTGGAGAAAGAAAAGGAGGCCTTGTAGACCCAGAGCTCATGTATCGACAGCCTGCGCTTCGTTTGATTATGCACCCAGGAGCACGTGACATTCTTTTGAAACGCGCCAAGGCAATAAGTTCTATGCGTGAAATTCTTGAACGCCATGGCTATACTGAGGTTGAAATACCTACCTTACAACCCGTGTATGGCGGTGCAGCTGCACGACCGTTTGTGACAACGATCAACGCATATCGCGGGATGGAGTTGTTTCTCAGTATTTCTCCAGAACTATATCTCAAACAACTCGTGGTCGGTGGCTTGTTTAACGGAGTCTACACCATTTGTAAAAATTTCAGAAATGAAGGCGTTGATCGAACCCATAATCCTGAATTTACCATGATGGAATGCTATAAAGCTTTTTGGGATTACGACGACCTCATGAAATTAACCGAAAACATGTGGGCAGAAATTTTTGACCGTGTTAATGGTTCTCCTACGGTTCGTTATGCTATGCCTCACCATCCACTTGGAAAGCAAACCCTTGATTTTACGCCTCCTTGGAAAAGAGAACGGTTCACTGATCTTATTGCTGAAAGGACTGGATTGGATGTTGAAAAGATGGATGCAGAAGAACTTCGTCAACGAGCAAGAAAACCCTATAAATCTGGAAAACCGTATCTCCAACTTGATGATCAGGATACCAAGAGCTGGGGTGACATGGTACAACTACTTTTTGAGGCGTATGTGGAAGACACCATTATTCAACCAACCCATGTTATCGACCATCCGCGTGAAAGTACACCCCTGTGCAAAGGCCATCGTCAGGATCCACGTCTTATTGAACGATTCGAACCATTTGTCTATGGTGTTGAAATTGGAAATGCCTACTCTGAATTAAATGATCCTCTGCTTCAACGTGAATTGTTAGAAGCCCAAGTCAGACAGTTCCGCAGCGGAGATCAAACAGTACCAAATCGTGTCGATGAACCCTTTTGTCGCGCAATAGAATATGGAATGCCACCAACTGCTGGTCTTGGCATAGGCATCGACAGATTAGTAATGTTCTTAACAGGCTCTGATTCCATTCGAGAGGTAATTGCTTTTCCATTCATGCGACCCGAGGGAAGCCCTTAA
- a CDS encoding M20/M25/M40 family metallo-hydrolase, with protein sequence MTTTDRRIERAMHGLNTKIEGEFFPFLRIKTISNPEYGLHDRVVEGGEYVAKLLRKRGFHAELVDNTPHPFVVARLNSYDSSKPTVLHYCHFDVQPASRDDPGEKWITDPFEPLARTEKVTLHGGRKVTDTRIYARGSVDDKGPLMAHLWALDAYNGDLPANIFFIVEGTEECGDEGGLEAYIQDNAHNILPTVVTLFDSITHVPGIPMITTSLRGAIAGEYTVTTANAIQHSGIDSGNVLPNPIDYVMAVWGRLKGPDGRVLIPRFYEGRTTLTPEMRAGFEALPFDQTAYQKSKGARWLQPSDEPVWERLWFEPTLEAHRLRPGMDGSMIPPEQSLKFTIRIAPGQDPRYLGKLVEQAIRGAAREYRIPEGSLTVAMNLAHALPAFSEQQGHPIIHLMEEALKSGFGVDDFHYVGGGGSIPQAYAFQHHMKCPVIVSGLAEPGSNYHGTNENILLKYGLQAGIRSHLQFYEMLAAYHTVKSQR encoded by the coding sequence ATGACTACTACTGACCGACGTATAGAACGTGCAATGCACGGACTTAACACAAAGATAGAAGGAGAATTCTTTCCTTTCTTGCGGATAAAGACCATTAGTAATCCTGAGTATGGTCTGCATGACCGTGTGGTTGAAGGTGGAGAATATGTGGCAAAACTGTTAAGGAAGCGGGGGTTTCACGCTGAACTTGTTGATAACACGCCACATCCCTTTGTGGTTGCCAGACTAAACTCTTATGATTCTTCCAAGCCAACGGTTTTGCATTACTGCCACTTTGATGTGCAGCCTGCCTCGCGTGATGATCCTGGAGAAAAATGGATCACTGATCCGTTTGAGCCGTTGGCAAGAACAGAAAAAGTAACCCTCCATGGAGGAAGAAAAGTTACTGATACCAGAATTTATGCACGGGGTAGTGTGGATGACAAAGGCCCATTGATGGCACATCTTTGGGCACTTGACGCCTATAATGGTGATCTGCCGGCAAATATTTTCTTTATTGTCGAGGGGACTGAAGAATGTGGGGATGAAGGCGGCCTGGAAGCGTATATTCAAGATAACGCTCATAATATCCTGCCTACTGTGGTTACGCTTTTTGATTCCATAACCCATGTACCTGGCATCCCTATGATAACCACCTCATTACGTGGAGCAATTGCTGGAGAGTATACGGTCACAACAGCCAATGCTATCCAACATTCTGGTATTGATTCAGGAAATGTTCTTCCGAATCCAATAGATTATGTTATGGCCGTCTGGGGTAGATTAAAAGGTCCTGACGGGCGCGTGCTCATACCGAGGTTTTATGAAGGAAGAACAACGCTTACCCCTGAAATGCGTGCAGGGTTTGAAGCCCTTCCTTTCGATCAAACAGCATATCAAAAAAGTAAGGGAGCACGCTGGTTGCAGCCAAGTGATGAACCAGTATGGGAACGGTTATGGTTTGAGCCAACCTTGGAAGCCCATCGTTTGCGTCCAGGGATGGATGGCTCAATGATTCCTCCTGAGCAGTCACTAAAGTTTACTATCAGAATAGCTCCAGGCCAAGACCCACGGTATCTAGGAAAGTTAGTAGAGCAAGCCATTCGAGGTGCAGCTAGAGAATACAGAATTCCTGAGGGGAGTTTAACTGTTGCGATGAATCTTGCTCATGCACTCCCTGCGTTTAGTGAACAACAAGGACATCCAATTATCCATCTGATGGAAGAGGCTCTGAAGTCTGGTTTTGGAGTAGATGATTTCCACTATGTTGGTGGTGGTGGCAGTATTCCTCAGGCTTATGCATTCCAACATCACATGAAATGTCCTGTTATTGTCAGTGGCCTTGCAGAACCTGGAAGCAATTATCATGGAACCAATGAGAACATTCTCCTTAAATATGGTCTCCAAGCAGGGATTCGATCACATCTACAGTTTTATGAAATGCTTGCGGCTTACCATACAGTTAAAAGTCAGCGTTAG
- a CDS encoding methyltransferase domain-containing protein has protein sequence MATKKLLYTKKKVFYVKDSAQDYHTQFGVIKAKDLQQKDGSIVTSNTGKEFVVLTPQFIDLYAKIKRDAQIIPLKDVGAIITTTGMGAETRVLDAGAGSGALACFFAHLVKEVVTYDIRDDFIKIVEQNITTLGLKNITVRKQNIYDSIYEKDTAFDVVSLDLPEPWKVLPHIHQALTIGGFLVSYSPTIPQVQDFVNAVHTYDRLIHLKTVEIIQREWDVEGRKVRPKSIGIGHSGFLSFVRFV, from the coding sequence ATGGCAACTAAAAAACTCCTCTACACCAAGAAAAAGGTATTTTATGTGAAAGATAGTGCTCAAGATTACCACACCCAGTTTGGCGTCATTAAAGCAAAAGATCTTCAACAAAAGGATGGTTCAATCGTTACATCCAACACGGGAAAAGAGTTCGTGGTGCTTACGCCCCAATTTATTGATCTGTACGCGAAGATCAAACGAGATGCACAGATCATTCCTCTAAAAGATGTTGGTGCTATTATAACAACAACCGGAATGGGTGCTGAAACTCGTGTTCTTGACGCTGGTGCTGGCAGTGGCGCATTGGCTTGTTTCTTCGCCCATCTGGTGAAGGAAGTGGTAACCTATGACATCCGAGATGATTTTATCAAGATTGTAGAACAAAACATAACAACACTTGGCCTAAAAAACATAACCGTGAGAAAGCAAAACATCTATGATAGCATATATGAAAAGGATACTGCATTTGATGTTGTTTCTCTTGATCTTCCGGAACCATGGAAGGTATTGCCGCACATTCATCAAGCCTTAACCATCGGTGGCTTTCTTGTTTCTTATAGTCCAACAATCCCCCAAGTTCAAGACTTTGTCAATGCCGTACATACGTACGACAGATTAATTCATCTCAAGACCGTTGAGATTATCCAGCGAGAATGGGATGTTGAGGGGAGAAAAGTTCGACCAAAGAGTATTGGCATCGGTCATTCAGGATTTCTGAGTTTTGTTCGGTTTGTCTAA
- the lgt gene encoding prolipoprotein diacylglyceryl transferase has protein sequence MFYHNIDPVLVNLGPLQIRYYGLVYVFGILVAYVMLRSLSKKQEIKNITEENLLDFMIYLTLAVIVGGRLGFFLFYNLGSFLENPLELFYLWHGGMSFHGALIGVAIAGYLFCRKYKVDFYELADILVIPAALALAFGRIANFINAELIGTVTTVPWCVQYQGVEGCRHPSQLYESLKNLFIFGILFWTWKSKNLPKGLRFWLFIWLYGVLRFITNFWRDDPRILFGISTGQYFSLVMAIVATVFIYKISTRSQR, from the coding sequence ATGTTTTATCACAACATCGATCCCGTATTGGTTAACCTTGGTCCTCTACAAATTCGCTATTATGGATTAGTCTATGTTTTTGGCATTCTTGTTGCCTATGTTATGCTTCGTTCTTTGTCAAAAAAGCAAGAGATCAAGAACATAACTGAAGAAAATCTGCTAGATTTCATGATTTATCTTACCCTTGCCGTTATCGTTGGAGGACGTCTCGGATTTTTTTTGTTCTACAATCTTGGTTCATTTCTGGAGAATCCACTAGAACTCTTCTATCTCTGGCATGGAGGGATGTCTTTTCATGGAGCATTGATAGGTGTTGCTATTGCAGGATACCTCTTTTGTCGTAAATACAAGGTAGATTTTTACGAGCTTGCAGATATTCTCGTTATTCCCGCTGCTTTGGCATTGGCATTTGGAAGGATTGCCAACTTTATCAATGCTGAGCTGATTGGTACGGTAACAACCGTACCGTGGTGTGTGCAATATCAAGGCGTTGAAGGATGTCGTCATCCCTCGCAACTGTATGAATCTCTCAAAAACCTTTTTATATTTGGCATTCTTTTCTGGACATGGAAATCAAAGAACCTTCCTAAGGGTTTACGTTTCTGGCTGTTCATCTGGCTTTATGGCGTTTTGCGCTTTATCACGAACTTTTGGAGAGACGATCCAAGAATTCTATTTGGTATAAGTACCGGACAATACTTCTCGCTGGTCATGGCCATTGTTGCGACTGTTTTTATTTACAAAATCTCTACTCGCTCGCAGAGATAA
- a CDS encoding Lrp/AsnC ligand binding domain-containing protein has product MLAYVLIKLKRAEEKTLKEELENFPEVEESHVLFGEWDMIAKVNVESQEQLASFMIERMRRLNGVALTSTLIVAA; this is encoded by the coding sequence ATGTTAGCCTATGTGTTGATAAAATTAAAACGAGCTGAGGAAAAAACCTTGAAAGAGGAGTTAGAGAATTTTCCTGAAGTGGAAGAATCTCATGTCCTCTTCGGTGAATGGGATATGATTGCCAAAGTGAATGTAGAATCACAAGAGCAATTGGCCTCGTTTATGATTGAGAGAATGCGTCGCTTAAACGGCGTAGCACTAACAAGTACGTTAATTGTTGCTGCGTGA
- a CDS encoding dihydroorotase family protein codes for MSPLILLKKGKILKESKLFLVDVLVGGGKIVKINAEINPAKQNIPIIDCQNRIILPGLIDPHVHFREPGLTYKEDFFSGSCAAAKGGFTGFFDMPNTIPPTTTIKALEEKKKLAAKSVVHYGFHFGAVSNNQEELRKALQRYDICSIKLYMGQTTGGLLVQDEDVLKEIFSMVAKAKKVLCVHAEGKDVQKAILLARNYGTTLYICHVSSKEEIAMIRHAKKHRDKKAPLYAEATPHHLFLMDNDQDRLHGFAVMKPSLKTRADQKALWHAVSDGTIDTLGTDHAPHTRGEKKSINPPFGVPGVETALPLMLDAVGKGKISLHRIQEMMVIKPAYIFGLRTKGYVKEGYDADLTVVDLQVKQQVTGKTFLSKCTWTPFEGLVLQGWPVITVVNGKLIYANGKITTTKATPFFQNRS; via the coding sequence ATGTCTCCATTAATACTTCTGAAAAAGGGTAAGATCTTGAAAGAAAGCAAGCTTTTTCTCGTTGATGTCCTTGTAGGTGGCGGGAAAATTGTGAAGATAAATGCGGAGATTAATCCTGCCAAGCAGAATATACCTATCATTGATTGCCAAAATCGTATTATTCTTCCTGGGCTTATTGATCCTCACGTTCATTTTCGAGAACCAGGATTAACGTACAAAGAAGATTTTTTCTCAGGCAGTTGCGCTGCGGCCAAAGGCGGTTTTACTGGCTTTTTTGATATGCCTAACACCATTCCACCGACAACGACCATTAAAGCCCTCGAAGAGAAAAAGAAACTTGCAGCAAAAAGTGTGGTACATTATGGATTTCATTTTGGAGCTGTTTCCAATAATCAGGAAGAACTGAGGAAGGCGTTACAACGATACGATATTTGCTCAATAAAGCTGTATATGGGACAAACAACCGGTGGGTTACTTGTTCAGGATGAAGATGTTCTCAAGGAGATTTTTAGTATGGTTGCCAAAGCAAAGAAAGTACTTTGTGTGCATGCAGAAGGAAAAGATGTCCAGAAAGCAATACTTCTTGCTCGTAACTATGGAACAACCTTGTACATCTGCCACGTGAGTAGTAAAGAAGAAATTGCTATGATTCGTCATGCAAAAAAACATCGTGACAAAAAAGCCCCTCTTTATGCAGAAGCTACTCCGCATCACCTGTTCTTGATGGACAATGATCAAGATCGTTTGCATGGATTTGCGGTGATGAAACCCTCCTTAAAGACCCGAGCAGATCAAAAAGCGCTCTGGCATGCTGTCAGTGATGGAACGATTGATACTCTTGGAACAGATCATGCCCCTCACACACGAGGAGAGAAGAAAAGTATAAATCCTCCGTTTGGAGTTCCTGGTGTTGAAACGGCTCTTCCGCTCATGCTTGATGCAGTGGGTAAAGGAAAAATAAGCCTTCACCGAATTCAGGAGATGATGGTCATAAAACCGGCCTACATCTTTGGCTTACGCACTAAGGGATATGTCAAAGAAGGCTATGACGCTGATCTTACTGTTGTTGATCTTCAGGTAAAACAACAGGTTACTGGAAAGACTTTTTTGAGCAAATGTACCTGGACGCCGTTTGAAGGGCTTGTCCTTCAGGGATGGCCAGTGATAACCGTTGTTAATGGAAAACTTATTTATGCAAATGGAAAGATAACAACAACAAAAGCCACACCCTTCTTTCAGAACCGTTCGTAA
- a CDS encoding UPF0175 family protein: protein METISVRMDTEDLTFFSRVLKEKKSTVLRELVQEGKKYKAIELFRQKKVSLGLGARLAGVTLSEFIDLLREQNVTLNIEENDVEEALKTVRKTW, encoded by the coding sequence ATGGAAACAATATCCGTAAGAATGGACACTGAAGATCTTACCTTCTTCTCTCGGGTTTTAAAAGAAAAAAAATCAACCGTTCTTCGTGAGCTTGTACAGGAAGGAAAAAAATATAAGGCGATTGAGCTATTCCGCCAAAAAAAAGTAAGTTTAGGGTTAGGAGCAAGATTGGCCGGGGTAACCTTAAGCGAATTTATTGATTTGTTACGGGAACAGAATGTGACGCTCAATATCGAGGAGAATGATGTTGAAGAAGCCTTGAAAACAGTAAGGAAAACGTGGTAA
- a CDS encoding dihydroorotate dehydrogenase electron transfer subunit, whose amino-acid sequence METNCSCKTDVPRVMTIHRILEEGKGQCSFFFKSFLNGSNKPPQPGQFVMVWLPGVDEKPMAISYSTDNEFAFTAQSVGPFTQALTRLKRGDRLGIRGPYGKGFTIKNPACVVAGGVGIASVATLIDQLQDPLIIYGTRSKAQLIYLQRYKKQEMLITTDDGSHGKKGFTTDVLVEVLSSNKTIKMIYTCGPEIMMKKVVALCMQYMIPCEASLERYMSCGFGVCGKCMVNDKITCIDGPVFSGKVLSTLSEFGATARLKSGRKVSLAEHHKV is encoded by the coding sequence ATGGAAACGAATTGTTCGTGTAAAACAGATGTTCCTCGGGTCATGACCATCCATCGTATTTTGGAGGAGGGAAAAGGACAGTGTAGTTTTTTCTTTAAGAGTTTTCTTAATGGATCTAACAAACCTCCCCAACCAGGGCAGTTTGTCATGGTCTGGCTTCCGGGTGTTGATGAAAAACCTATGGCTATTTCTTACTCTACTGATAATGAATTTGCGTTTACCGCTCAAAGTGTTGGGCCTTTCACCCAAGCATTAACTCGATTAAAGAGAGGAGACCGTTTGGGAATACGAGGACCATACGGGAAAGGCTTTACGATAAAAAATCCTGCTTGTGTTGTTGCTGGTGGTGTTGGCATTGCATCAGTTGCTACCTTAATAGACCAACTACAAGATCCGCTTATTATCTATGGAACACGATCAAAAGCACAACTTATCTATCTTCAGCGCTACAAGAAGCAAGAAATGTTAATTACTACTGATGATGGCAGCCACGGAAAAAAAGGCTTTACGACCGATGTTCTTGTAGAAGTTCTTTCATCAAATAAAACAATCAAAATGATCTACACCTGCGGGCCAGAGATTATGATGAAAAAGGTTGTTGCCCTGTGTATGCAATACATGATTCCCTGCGAAGCATCACTTGAGCGTTATATGTCCTGCGGGTTTGGTGTTTGCGGCAAGTGTATGGTTAATGATAAAATCACCTGTATTGACGGGCCAGTGTTTTCAGGAAAAGTTTTGTCAACACTTTCAGAATTTGGAGCAACTGCCAGACTCAAAAGTGGAAGAAAAGTAAGTTTAGCAGAACATCATAAAGTTTAA
- a CDS encoding dihydroorotate dehydrogenase: MNITLCGIRLQNPTILASGILGVTKESIDRLGKKGAGAVTLKSLCHEERKGNPNPTMFAYPGGFLNGVGLPGQGIESACTEFERLDDLSIPVIGSIFGYTLEQFGSVAKKMSSLKPAMIEVDISCPHMDYGQVYDADPALAAKVTKEVKRNVGKIPVSIKLSPKIYDIKAMAKAVEEAGADAITAINAYPGMVIDLETCRPLLASKIGGISGPALKPIAVKCVYEIYETVKIPIIGTGGVTSGKDAIEMIMAGATAVGIGTAVYYHGDEVFLKICEEMESWMKEHKISSLDAIRGCAHQQQKK; this comes from the coding sequence ATGAACATAACACTCTGTGGGATACGACTGCAAAATCCTACTATCCTTGCTTCAGGAATTCTTGGCGTAACCAAAGAATCGATTGACCGTCTGGGTAAAAAAGGTGCTGGCGCAGTTACGCTTAAATCACTCTGCCATGAAGAGCGAAAAGGTAATCCCAATCCAACGATGTTTGCTTATCCCGGTGGATTTCTGAACGGTGTTGGTCTTCCCGGACAAGGTATTGAGAGTGCATGCACAGAATTTGAGCGTTTAGATGACCTTTCTATTCCTGTTATCGGAAGTATCTTTGGTTATACTCTGGAGCAGTTTGGCAGTGTTGCAAAAAAAATGTCTTCGTTGAAGCCAGCAATGATCGAAGTTGATATTTCTTGTCCTCATATGGATTACGGGCAGGTTTATGACGCAGATCCAGCTTTAGCAGCAAAGGTAACCAAAGAGGTTAAACGAAATGTTGGAAAGATCCCTGTAAGCATTAAACTCAGTCCTAAAATCTATGATATCAAAGCAATGGCAAAGGCAGTTGAAGAGGCTGGCGCAGATGCTATTACTGCCATTAATGCCTATCCTGGTATGGTTATTGACCTTGAAACCTGCCGACCACTATTAGCGAGCAAAATAGGTGGCATTTCAGGCCCTGCATTAAAGCCAATAGCAGTGAAATGCGTGTATGAAATCTATGAAACGGTTAAGATTCCGATCATTGGAACTGGTGGAGTAACCTCGGGTAAAGATGCCATTGAAATGATTATGGCTGGTGCTACTGCTGTTGGCATTGGTACGGCAGTTTACTATCATGGTGATGAGGTCTTCCTCAAGATTTGTGAAGAGATGGAATCGTGGATGAAAGAGCATAAGATATCCTCGCTTGATGCAATCAGAGGATGCGCACACCAACAACAGAAAAAGTAA
- a CDS encoding aspartate carbamoyltransferase regulatory subunit gives MPEDKEQASKEGDLRPYRVYAIEYGTVIDHIPHGKALKALEVLGLTTKTTEHIMTVGMNLESKKHGHKDVVKIEGKELTDKEVNKLAMLAPTATINIIRNHSVFKKMTVEVPKEIVGILRCSNPNCITNHLTTPTKFVSIKKHPLTIKCWYCERAMVGDEIQF, from the coding sequence ATGCCTGAAGATAAGGAACAAGCAAGTAAAGAAGGCGATTTACGTCCGTACAGAGTTTATGCTATCGAATATGGCACGGTTATTGACCATATTCCCCACGGAAAGGCCCTGAAGGCGCTTGAAGTCCTCGGATTAACTACCAAAACAACTGAACATATTATGACGGTTGGTATGAATCTTGAAAGCAAAAAACATGGCCACAAGGATGTTGTTAAAATTGAAGGCAAGGAGTTAACGGACAAAGAAGTAAATAAATTAGCCATGCTTGCACCAACCGCAACGATTAATATCATTCGGAACCATAGTGTTTTTAAGAAAATGACGGTAGAGGTTCCTAAAGAGATTGTAGGAATTCTTCGATGTTCAAATCCTAATTGTATTACGAACCATCTTACTACACCAACGAAATTTGTGTCGATCAAGAAACATCCACTAACTATCAAATGTTGGTATTGTGAACGAGCGATGGTTGGTGATGAAATTCAGTTCTAA
- the pyrB gene encoding aspartate carbamoyltransferase, with translation MTHQSFANSDIISIQDFSRDDILYILEIAKRMEQKPHPELLHGKVLATLFFEPSTRTRLSFETAMLQLGGKVIGFSDQKNTSTSKGESLPDTIRIVTGYSDVIAIRHPLEGSARIAAEMSIKPVINAGDGANQHPTQTFLDLYTIMKYKGKLTDLHIGFLGDLKYGRTVHSLVSALAHFKCKMYFIAPESLRMPRVQLEELREKGISFVEVTQLHDVSKELDILYATRIQQERFADPVEYQKVRGIYKLDKSMLTHVKKDLKILHPLPRVDEINPELDSSENAVYFEQAYNGVPIRQALLALILNAIT, from the coding sequence ATGACGCATCAATCCTTCGCAAACAGTGATATTATTTCTATTCAAGACTTTTCTCGTGATGATATCTTATATATCCTTGAAATTGCCAAACGGATGGAGCAAAAACCTCATCCAGAACTCCTTCACGGCAAAGTTCTTGCAACTCTTTTCTTTGAGCCTTCGACACGAACACGGTTGAGTTTTGAAACCGCTATGCTCCAGCTTGGCGGAAAGGTCATTGGATTTTCAGATCAAAAGAATACCTCAACATCGAAAGGAGAAAGTTTACCTGATACCATTCGTATTGTCACCGGTTACAGTGATGTCATTGCTATCCGACATCCTCTTGAGGGATCTGCCCGTATTGCTGCCGAGATGTCAATCAAGCCAGTTATTAACGCAGGTGATGGTGCCAATCAACATCCAACCCAGACATTCCTCGATCTCTATACGATTATGAAGTATAAAGGAAAATTAACTGATCTCCATATTGGATTTTTAGGAGATTTAAAATATGGAAGAACAGTCCATTCTCTTGTTTCTGCTCTTGCGCATTTCAAATGCAAGATGTATTTTATTGCGCCAGAATCCTTGCGCATGCCCCGCGTGCAGCTTGAAGAACTACGGGAGAAAGGGATTTCATTTGTCGAAGTGACGCAGCTTCATGACGTGAGCAAAGAACTTGACATTCTGTATGCAACGAGAATTCAACAGGAACGGTTTGCAGATCCTGTTGAGTATCAAAAGGTAAGAGGTATCTATAAACTTGATAAAAGCATGTTAACTCATGTTAAAAAAGATCTGAAAATCTTACATCCACTCCCGAGAGTAGACGAAATTAACCCAGAATTAGATTCGAGTGAAAATGCAGTTTACTTCGAACAAGCATATAATGGCGTTCCGATTCGTCAAGCACTTTTAGCATTAATCCTGAATGCGATAACATGA
- a CDS encoding transposase, with protein MDEQGLTEPCENRRGQRKYVRYQWPLINYMWHTDWSQYKDKWYLSFIDDRSRKIMASGEFNNAYEENTIFLLYQAILTNEVCPAIVLSDKGTQFYNSTPNNKGELTPSLFEQELNKLGIEFWTSRRNHPQTNGKMEKWFDTFKKRKKKHPDETLQEFVKWYNEERIHHALEYKTPEEVYRENL; from the coding sequence TTGGATGAACAAGGCTTGACAGAGCCATGTGAAAATAGAAGGGGTCAAAGAAAATACGTGAGATATCAATGGCCTCTAATCAACTATATGTGGCATACTGATTGGAGCCAGTACAAAGATAAATGGTATTTATCTTTTATAGACGACAGAAGCAGGAAAATCATGGCTTCTGGAGAGTTTAACAATGCTTATGAAGAAAATACTATTTTCTTGCTTTACCAAGCCATACTGACAAACGAAGTTTGTCCTGCTATAGTATTAAGCGATAAAGGAACGCAATTCTATAACAGTACGCCTAATAACAAGGGTGAATTGACACCAAGTTTATTTGAGCAAGAGCTTAACAAGCTTGGAATAGAGTTCTGGACTTCAAGAAGGAACCATCCACAAACAAATGGCAAGATGGAGAAATGGTTTGACACATTCAAGAAAAGAAAGAAGAAGCATCCTGATGAGACTTTACAAGAATTTGTAAAGTGGTATAATGAGGAGAGAATCCATCATGCTTTGGAGTATAAAACCCCAGAAGAAGTTTACAGAGAAAATCTGTAA